One Brachybacterium aquaticum genomic region harbors:
- a CDS encoding dicarboxylate/amino acid:cation symporter has translation MSTHTTSSPEASQRRRNPLTAIARIPFGWQVLIGLVLGVVLGLVAAQMGPVPATDANPDGDNWLTTTLSTIGGIFVTLLKALVPPLIFLAIVTSIANLRNVTNAARLAWKTLLWFGITALIAVSIGIALGALTNPGENSGVSADAAEASSTQGGWLDFLTGLVPSNFLGITGSASDDGSVSLSFNALQILVISIAVGIAVLSVGKKAEPFLKVTGSALEIVQKLLWWVIRLAPIGTVGLLGNAVASYGWEAIGQLGVFVADVYIGMLIVLLVVYPVLLRANGLSIASFFRGVWPATSLGFVSRSSLGTMPMTQTVTERMGVPRHYASFSVPLGATTKMDGCAAIYPSLAAIFVANFYGVPLSITDYLLIVLVSVLGSAATAGMTGATVMLTLTLSTLGLPLEGVGLLLAIDPILDMGRTALNVTGQSLVPVIVAKREKILDKAAYDAVRRTSFQVIQAEEKAEADERVEAEVAADAEAQAADGASGATGAGREKAPVGA, from the coding sequence GTGAGCACACACACGACTTCCTCCCCTGAGGCCTCGCAGCGTCGGCGCAACCCGCTGACCGCGATCGCTCGCATCCCCTTCGGCTGGCAGGTCCTGATCGGCCTGGTCCTCGGCGTGGTCCTCGGCCTCGTCGCCGCCCAGATGGGCCCGGTCCCCGCCACCGACGCGAACCCCGACGGCGACAACTGGCTGACCACCACCCTCAGCACGATCGGCGGCATCTTCGTGACGCTGCTGAAGGCGCTGGTGCCGCCGCTGATCTTCCTCGCGATCGTCACCTCGATCGCGAACCTGCGCAACGTCACCAACGCCGCGCGCCTGGCCTGGAAGACCCTGCTCTGGTTCGGCATCACCGCCCTCATCGCGGTCTCCATCGGCATCGCGCTGGGCGCCCTCACCAATCCCGGCGAGAACTCCGGCGTGAGCGCGGACGCCGCCGAGGCCTCCTCCACCCAGGGCGGCTGGCTCGACTTCCTCACCGGCCTCGTCCCCTCGAACTTCCTGGGCATCACCGGCAGCGCGAGCGATGACGGCTCCGTCTCCCTGAGCTTCAACGCCCTGCAGATCCTCGTCATCTCCATCGCCGTGGGCATCGCGGTGCTGTCGGTCGGGAAGAAGGCCGAGCCCTTCCTCAAGGTCACCGGCTCCGCCCTGGAGATCGTGCAGAAGCTGCTGTGGTGGGTGATCCGTCTGGCCCCGATCGGCACCGTCGGCCTGCTCGGCAACGCCGTCGCCTCCTACGGCTGGGAGGCCATCGGCCAGCTCGGCGTGTTCGTGGCCGACGTCTACATCGGCATGCTGATCGTCCTGCTGGTGGTCTACCCCGTGCTGCTGCGCGCCAACGGCCTCTCGATCGCCTCGTTCTTCCGCGGCGTGTGGCCGGCGACCTCGCTGGGCTTCGTCTCCCGCTCCTCGCTGGGCACCATGCCGATGACCCAGACGGTCACCGAGCGGATGGGCGTGCCGCGCCACTACGCCTCCTTCTCGGTGCCGCTGGGCGCGACCACCAAGATGGACGGCTGCGCCGCGATCTACCCCTCGCTCGCCGCGATCTTCGTCGCGAACTTCTACGGGGTGCCGCTGTCGATCACGGACTACCTTCTGATCGTGCTGGTCTCCGTGCTCGGCTCGGCCGCGACCGCCGGCATGACCGGCGCGACCGTGATGCTGACCCTGACCCTGTCCACCCTGGGCCTGCCGCTCGAGGGCGTGGGCCTGCTGCTCGCGATCGACCCGATCCTGGACATGGGCCGCACCGCCCTGAACGTCACCGGCCAGTCGCTGGTGCCCGTGATCGTCGCCAAGCGCGAGAAGATCCTGGACAAGGCCGCCTACGACGCGGTGCGCCGCACCTCCTTCCAGGTCATCCAGGCCGAGGAGAAAGCGGAGGCCGACGAGCGCGTGGAGGCCGAGGTGGCCGCCGACGCCGAGGCACAGGCGGCCGACGGAGCCTCCGGGGCGACCGGGGCCGGGCGCGAGAAGGCTCCCGTCGGCGCCTGA
- a CDS encoding MFS transporter, with protein MTSSHPSPHRPAAHQPPSTPSTEAPAPSLRAAAGTGYFPIAFIARFPFAMMVVGTLTLVVSARESIALGGLNSAVLGLGSALVGPLLGAAADRIGQRPVILASGILNSLALLTLAWVAFSPLPDLAVLAVGFVIGATSPQIGPFSRSRLVHLILTRLPAPRRAHSLNATMGYESAADETAFVFGPVVVGLLATTMTPAAPMIGAAVLTLVFVTAFALHPTARASAPTSEEPVQQAPARELRGLRVLVVVAGALGVGLFFGTVLTSLTSFLADTGHGDSAGLVYGVMGVGSTILALSIGLFPQRFTLAARWLVFSSLMLAAMIGFGFAGGLTGVVWAMAIAGIGIGPTIVTLYSLAAERSPQGRSATVMTMLGSATIVGQSGASALTGAVAERAGSQVAMWLPVGAAALVLLAAVVNALGRQRALRRAAQDVERDARRLRELPTEHL; from the coding sequence ATGACCTCATCGCATCCGAGCCCGCACCGCCCCGCCGCGCACCAGCCGCCGAGCACCCCGTCGACCGAGGCTCCGGCCCCCAGCCTGCGCGCCGCCGCCGGGACCGGGTACTTCCCCATCGCCTTCATCGCCCGGTTCCCCTTCGCGATGATGGTGGTGGGCACGCTCACCCTGGTGGTCTCGGCCCGCGAGTCGATCGCCCTGGGCGGCCTGAACTCCGCCGTGCTGGGGCTCGGCTCCGCGCTGGTGGGCCCGCTGCTCGGCGCCGCGGCCGACAGGATCGGTCAGCGCCCCGTGATCCTGGCCTCCGGGATCCTGAACTCGCTGGCCCTGCTGACGCTGGCCTGGGTGGCGTTCAGCCCGCTGCCCGACCTCGCCGTCCTCGCCGTCGGGTTCGTGATCGGCGCGACCTCGCCGCAGATCGGCCCGTTCTCCCGCAGCCGCCTGGTGCACCTGATCCTCACGCGCCTGCCCGCCCCGCGGCGCGCCCACAGCCTGAACGCGACCATGGGCTACGAATCCGCGGCCGACGAGACCGCCTTCGTGTTCGGCCCGGTGGTGGTGGGGCTGCTGGCCACGACGATGACGCCGGCCGCGCCGATGATCGGTGCGGCCGTCCTCACCCTCGTGTTCGTCACCGCCTTCGCCCTGCATCCCACCGCCCGCGCCTCCGCCCCGACCTCCGAGGAGCCCGTGCAGCAGGCTCCCGCGCGGGAGCTGCGCGGCCTGCGGGTGCTGGTGGTGGTGGCCGGCGCGCTCGGCGTGGGGCTCTTCTTCGGCACCGTGCTCACCTCGCTCACCTCCTTCCTCGCCGACACCGGCCACGGCGACTCTGCCGGTCTGGTGTACGGGGTGATGGGGGTGGGGTCCACGATCCTGGCGCTGTCGATCGGGCTGTTCCCGCAGCGGTTCACGCTCGCGGCGCGGTGGCTGGTGTTCTCCTCGCTGATGCTCGCGGCGATGATCGGCTTCGGGTTCGCGGGCGGGCTCACCGGCGTCGTCTGGGCGATGGCGATCGCGGGCATCGGGATCGGGCCCACGATCGTGACGCTCTACAGCCTCGCCGCGGAGCGTTCCCCGCAGGGCCGCTCCGCCACCGTGATGACCATGCTGGGCTCGGCGACGATCGTCGGCCAGTCCGGGGCCTCGGCCCTCACCGGCGCGGTCGCCGAGCGTGCCGGCTCGCAGGTGGCGATGTGGCTGCCCGTCGGCGCCGCCGCCCTGGTGCTGCTGGCGGCGGTGGTCAACGCCCTGGGCCGACAGCGCGCCCTGCGCCGCGCCGCGCAGGACGTGGAGCGCGACGCGCGCCGGCTCCGGGAGCTGCCCACCGAGCATCTCTGA
- a CDS encoding SDR family NAD(P)-dependent oxidoreductase has protein sequence MTGASQGIGEATARRYHEAGATVVIADLKEAESAVIADDLNGQGPDSARAVGIDVTDTAAAEKLVASVIEDFGGVDVLVANAGVFPFAPIADMDADMLRTVFDINVVGVHNFLRPVTKHMVESGRKGKIVITLSIDALHPSAPGLGAYDTSKHALYGYMRMAALEYAEASIMINGLAPGGILTPGVTGGADTTELIENSGVPVGRWGEYAWGAGARRVRPGDRPTSIRRQHRRGADARRRDAAAPGRALASLTARHFPPTRPMRSVAVHSTRG, from the coding sequence ATCACCGGGGCCTCGCAGGGGATCGGTGAGGCGACCGCCCGCCGCTACCACGAGGCCGGCGCCACCGTCGTCATCGCGGACCTCAAGGAAGCGGAGTCGGCCGTGATCGCCGACGACCTCAACGGGCAGGGTCCGGACTCGGCCCGCGCGGTCGGCATCGACGTCACCGACACCGCCGCGGCCGAGAAGCTCGTGGCCTCGGTGATCGAAGACTTCGGTGGCGTCGACGTCCTGGTCGCCAACGCGGGCGTGTTCCCCTTCGCCCCGATCGCCGACATGGACGCCGACATGCTGCGGACGGTCTTCGACATCAACGTCGTCGGCGTCCACAACTTCCTGCGCCCGGTCACGAAGCACATGGTCGAGTCGGGCCGGAAGGGCAAGATCGTCATCACCCTGTCGATCGACGCCCTGCATCCGTCGGCCCCGGGCCTGGGCGCGTACGACACCTCCAAGCACGCCCTGTACGGCTACATGCGGATGGCCGCGCTGGAGTACGCGGAGGCCAGCATCATGATCAACGGTCTGGCACCCGGTGGCATCCTCACCCCGGGCGTGACCGGCGGCGCCGACACCACCGAGCTGATCGAGAACTCGGGAGTGCCAGTGGGGCGCTGGGGCGAGTACGCCTGGGGTGCGGGCGCCCGCAGGGTCCGACCGGGGGATCGCCCCACCTCGATCCGGCGCCAGCACCGACGAGGTGCCGACGCTCGCCGGCGGGACGCCGCTGCGCCCGGGAGAGCGCTCGCGTCCCTGACCGCCCGGCACTTCCCTCCCACTCGCCCGATGCGTAGCGTGGCCGTGCACAGCACCCGAGGGTAG
- a CDS encoding slipin family protein: MPGYVIILIVVVVLLLVLLAASLKVVREYERLVVFRLGRLRGPLGPGLVIMLPFLDRSVRVDQRVVTLTIPPQEVITRDNVTARVNAVVMFKVADPVRSVMSVENHAVATSQFAQTTLRSVVGRADLDTLLAHRADLNEDLYQSIAQQAVPWGVDVVVVEIKDVEIPEMMQRAMARQAEAERERRAKVISAHGELEASEELRDAALTLSEAPASLQLRYLQTLLELGADQNSTVVFPLPMDIVGPLMGALNQLAPDESETRRDSTPTRTQSDTHGLAVVDDRAEGRSR; encoded by the coding sequence ATGCCCGGCTACGTGATCATCCTGATCGTGGTGGTGGTCCTGCTGCTCGTGCTGCTGGCCGCCTCGCTGAAGGTGGTGCGCGAGTACGAGCGGCTGGTGGTGTTCCGCCTGGGTCGCCTGCGCGGACCGCTCGGCCCGGGCCTGGTGATCATGCTGCCGTTCCTGGATCGCTCCGTGCGGGTGGACCAGCGCGTGGTCACCCTGACCATCCCGCCGCAGGAGGTCATCACCCGCGACAACGTCACCGCTCGCGTCAACGCCGTGGTGATGTTCAAGGTGGCCGATCCGGTGCGCTCGGTGATGTCGGTGGAGAACCACGCGGTGGCCACCTCCCAGTTCGCCCAGACCACCCTGCGCTCCGTGGTGGGTCGCGCCGACCTGGACACCCTGCTCGCCCACCGCGCCGATCTCAACGAGGACCTCTACCAGTCGATCGCCCAGCAGGCCGTGCCGTGGGGCGTGGACGTGGTGGTGGTGGAGATCAAGGACGTGGAGATCCCCGAGATGATGCAGCGCGCCATGGCCCGCCAGGCCGAGGCCGAGCGTGAACGCCGCGCCAAGGTGATCAGCGCCCACGGCGAGCTCGAGGCCTCCGAGGAGCTGCGCGACGCGGCCCTCACCCTCAGCGAGGCCCCCGCCTCCCTGCAGCTGCGCTACCTGCAGACCCTGCTCGAGCTGGGAGCGGACCAGAACTCCACGGTGGTGTTCCCGCTGCCGATGGACATCGTCGGCCCCCTGATGGGAGCCCTGAACCAGCTCGCGCCCGACGAGAGCGAGACCCGCCGGGATTCCACCCCCACCCGTACCCAGTCCGACACGCACGGACTGGCCGTCGTCGACGACCGCGCAGAAGGACGATCACGATGA
- a CDS encoding nitric-oxide reductase large subunit — translation MSVVEKSDQQRNRAELSISKGWVQGVALVLIFGFFVMGVLAYRTYTDSMPLPQQVVSEDGEVVYTQEEITSGQNIFLTRGIQQYGSIVGHGAYLGPDYTAEYLRLSTEHIHEQLEAQGVQEPAAATSEMQRTNRYDEATGTLVLTDEQISAFEEMKQYYGDFFGDPTTSQGLIPNAITDEQEIHDLTAFYAWTAWASAAERPGLDYSYTNNWPAEPRVDNHPTADILVWSAISLVALLGGLGILFAIFGRWSSKLGWKGNDTTALKFLQPGEVGITKAQKSTAWFFLVVSLLFLIQATVGASVEHYRVELQGFFGFDLAQIFPFNLARTWHVQLSLLWTAASFLAAAIFLAPIIAGREPKGQHYLSYGLLGALALVVVGMFGGTAISIYGPEWAKGSPFLSQQWEYLDLPRFFQILLVIGLFLWFLIIFRAIRSRLRTESKFNMPWLFAYAALAIPAFYAVGLLANNETHLTVAEFWRFWVVHLWVEDFLELFTTVMVAYLFVMLGVVRRRIAIQIILLDVILYSAGGVIGTMHHLYFSGTPVEHMALGAVFSALEVIPLTFLTVEAWTFLQLGARQESRSSAPFPHRWAVMFLVAVGFWNFLGAGVFGFLVNLPIVSYYQIGTSLTANHAHGSMMGVYGMMAVGLALFALRYIIKPSKWPEKLAKISFWSLNIGLAWMMFATLLPLGVLQLWASVNQGYFEARTLGYLTQPGNLALEWMRMPGDVVFLIGGILPFVYIAWLGVRHGIRATVTRMEPETLFVEEHPEAREDRTGDATVGAAAATAGAAGQLGNVPPSRTRYASDRRRDDGEGPAS, via the coding sequence GTGAGTGTCGTTGAGAAAAGTGATCAGCAGAGGAATCGTGCGGAGCTCTCGATCTCCAAGGGATGGGTGCAGGGCGTCGCCCTCGTGCTCATATTCGGCTTCTTCGTGATGGGCGTGCTGGCGTACCGCACGTACACGGATTCCATGCCCCTGCCGCAGCAGGTCGTCAGTGAGGACGGCGAGGTGGTCTACACCCAGGAGGAGATCACCAGCGGTCAGAACATCTTCCTGACACGCGGCATCCAGCAGTACGGGTCGATCGTCGGCCACGGTGCGTACCTGGGCCCGGATTACACCGCCGAGTACCTCCGCCTGAGCACCGAGCACATCCACGAGCAGCTCGAGGCGCAGGGCGTGCAGGAGCCGGCCGCCGCGACCTCCGAGATGCAGCGCACCAACCGGTACGACGAGGCCACCGGCACCCTCGTGCTCACCGACGAGCAGATCAGCGCCTTCGAGGAGATGAAGCAGTACTACGGCGACTTCTTCGGCGATCCCACCACCTCCCAGGGCCTGATCCCCAACGCCATCACCGATGAGCAGGAGATCCACGACCTCACGGCCTTCTACGCCTGGACGGCGTGGGCCAGTGCCGCCGAGCGCCCCGGCCTGGACTACTCGTACACCAACAACTGGCCGGCCGAGCCGCGGGTCGACAACCACCCCACGGCCGACATCCTGGTGTGGTCGGCGATCTCCCTGGTGGCGCTGCTGGGCGGCCTGGGCATCCTCTTCGCGATCTTCGGCCGCTGGAGCAGCAAGCTGGGCTGGAAGGGCAACGACACCACCGCCCTGAAGTTCCTCCAGCCCGGCGAGGTGGGCATCACCAAGGCCCAGAAGTCCACCGCCTGGTTCTTCCTGGTGGTCTCGCTGCTGTTCCTGATCCAGGCCACCGTCGGTGCCTCCGTGGAGCACTACCGGGTGGAGCTGCAGGGCTTCTTCGGCTTCGACCTGGCGCAGATCTTCCCGTTCAACCTGGCACGCACCTGGCACGTGCAACTGTCCCTGCTGTGGACGGCGGCCTCGTTCCTGGCCGCGGCCATCTTCCTGGCCCCGATCATCGCGGGCCGTGAGCCCAAGGGGCAGCACTACCTGTCCTACGGCCTGCTGGGCGCTCTGGCGCTGGTGGTCGTGGGCATGTTCGGCGGCACCGCCATCAGCATCTACGGCCCCGAGTGGGCCAAGGGCTCCCCGTTCCTCTCCCAACAGTGGGAGTACCTGGACCTGCCCCGCTTCTTCCAGATACTGCTGGTGATCGGGCTGTTCCTGTGGTTCCTGATCATCTTCCGGGCGATCCGCTCGCGCCTGCGCACAGAGTCGAAGTTCAACATGCCCTGGCTGTTCGCCTACGCGGCGCTGGCCATCCCCGCCTTCTACGCGGTGGGCCTGCTGGCCAACAACGAGACCCACCTGACCGTCGCCGAGTTCTGGCGCTTCTGGGTGGTGCACCTGTGGGTGGAGGACTTCCTGGAGCTGTTCACCACCGTGATGGTGGCCTACCTGTTCGTGATGCTGGGCGTGGTGCGCCGCCGCATTGCCATCCAGATCATCCTGCTGGACGTCATCCTGTACTCCGCCGGCGGCGTCATCGGCACCATGCACCACCTGTACTTCTCCGGCACCCCGGTGGAGCACATGGCCCTCGGAGCGGTGTTCTCCGCCCTGGAGGTCATCCCGCTGACCTTCCTGACCGTCGAGGCCTGGACCTTCCTGCAGCTCGGCGCCCGCCAGGAGTCCCGCTCCAGCGCCCCGTTCCCGCACCGCTGGGCGGTCATGTTCCTGGTGGCCGTGGGCTTCTGGAACTTCCTGGGCGCCGGCGTGTTCGGCTTCCTGGTGAACCTGCCGATCGTCTCCTACTACCAGATCGGCACCTCACTGACCGCCAATCATGCGCACGGCTCGATGATGGGCGTGTACGGGATGATGGCCGTGGGCCTGGCCCTGTTCGCGCTGCGGTACATCATCAAGCCGAGCAAGTGGCCCGAGAAGCTGGCCAAGATCTCCTTCTGGTCGCTCAACATCGGCCTGGCCTGGATGATGTTCGCGACGCTGCTGCCGCTGGGCGTGCTGCAGCTGTGGGCGTCGGTCAACCAGGGCTACTTCGAGGCGCGCACCCTGGGCTACCTCACCCAGCCCGGCAACCTGGCGCTGGAATGGATGCGCATGCCCGGCGACGTCGTGTTCCTGATCGGCGGCATCCTCCCGTTCGTGTACATCGCCTGGCTGGGCGTGCGGCACGGCATCAGGGCCACCGTCACCCGCATGGAGCCGGAGACCCTGTTCGTCGAGGAGCACCCGGAGGCCCGCGAGGATCGTACGGGCGACGCCACCGTGGGTGCCGCAGCGGCCACCGCCGGCGCCGCCGGGCAGCTGGGCAACGTGCCGCCCAGCCGTACCCGGTACGCCTCGGATCGTCGACGCGACGACGGTGAGGGGCCGGCCTCGTGA
- a CDS encoding TIGR01777 family oxidoreductase gives MRIETTHRVGHPQPEVQAWYGRPGALVRLTPPGLASMDAPGEGGMRAGRLVGTRVGPPALPDLLRPHWILRHAEHDPQAGRFVDQQARGPWRTWRHEHRLEADGSGTLVHDRIEIEMPRRLERLEPAAASRMRRLLAFRSRQLHDDLAFHAAFAHLPRRTVAITGSSGLIGTQLAALLETGGHTVRRMVRENSVGAGEISWDPRSGELDPADLEGVDVVVNLAGRSIGTRWTRSARREIRDSRVNGTSLLSRTLAGMRDGPTALVQASAIGLYGPRRPGELLTEDDPGGEGFLADLVRDWEGSTRAARGAGVRVAHVRTGLALSDGGGSLLPQLPLFLAGMGGRLTDAEAMLSWISLDDVVRVFAHAALTADLDGPVNAVAPRPVTALEFARALGAVLHRPALLPVPPFGPRAVLGGAAADELIRTDQRVSSARLEASGFAPAHAELTPALQHLLWR, from the coding sequence ATGAGGATCGAGACCACGCACCGGGTGGGGCACCCGCAGCCCGAGGTGCAGGCCTGGTACGGACGTCCCGGTGCCCTGGTGCGCCTCACCCCGCCGGGGCTGGCCTCGATGGACGCCCCGGGCGAGGGCGGGATGCGCGCCGGCCGCCTCGTCGGCACCCGGGTGGGGCCGCCCGCGCTCCCGGATCTGCTCCGCCCGCACTGGATCCTCCGTCACGCCGAGCACGACCCGCAGGCCGGGCGGTTCGTGGACCAGCAGGCGCGCGGCCCGTGGCGCACCTGGCGGCACGAGCACCGGCTGGAGGCCGACGGGTCCGGCACGCTGGTGCACGACCGCATCGAGATCGAGATGCCGCGCCGCCTGGAGCGGCTGGAGCCGGCTGCGGCCTCGCGGATGCGCCGCCTGCTGGCGTTCCGCAGCCGGCAGCTGCACGACGACCTCGCCTTCCACGCCGCGTTCGCCCACCTCCCGCGCCGCACCGTCGCGATCACCGGCTCCTCCGGCCTGATCGGCACCCAGCTCGCCGCGCTGCTGGAGACGGGCGGGCACACCGTGCGGCGGATGGTGCGGGAGAACAGCGTGGGCGCGGGAGAGATCTCCTGGGACCCGCGCAGCGGCGAGCTGGACCCCGCCGACCTCGAGGGCGTGGACGTGGTGGTCAACCTCGCCGGTCGCTCGATCGGCACCCGCTGGACCCGCTCCGCGCGGCGCGAGATCCGCGACTCCCGCGTGAACGGCACCTCGCTGCTCTCCCGCACCCTCGCGGGGATGCGCGACGGCCCCACGGCGCTGGTGCAGGCCTCCGCGATCGGGCTGTACGGCCCGCGGCGCCCCGGTGAGCTGCTCACCGAGGACGATCCCGGCGGCGAGGGCTTCCTCGCGGATCTGGTGCGGGACTGGGAGGGCTCCACCCGTGCCGCGCGCGGCGCCGGGGTGCGGGTGGCGCACGTGCGCACCGGACTGGCGCTCAGCGATGGGGGCGGCTCCCTGCTGCCGCAGCTGCCGCTGTTCCTGGCCGGGATGGGCGGGCGTCTCACCGACGCGGAGGCGATGCTCTCCTGGATCTCCCTGGACGACGTGGTGCGCGTGTTCGCCCACGCCGCGCTCACCGCCGACCTCGACGGTCCGGTCAACGCCGTCGCCCCGCGGCCGGTGACCGCGCTCGAGTTCGCCCGCGCCCTCGGCGCGGTGCTGCACCGGCCCGCCCTGCTGCCGGTGCCGCCGTTCGGGCCGCGGGCCGTGCTGGGCGGCGCCGCCGCCGACGAGCTGATCCGCACCGACCAGCGCGTCTCCTCCGCCCGTCTCGAGGCGAGCGGATTCGCGCCCGCCCATGCCGAGCTCACCCCGGCGCTGCAGCACCTGCTGTGGCGGTGA